The Paralichthys olivaceus isolate ysfri-2021 chromosome 9, ASM2471397v2, whole genome shotgun sequence genome contains a region encoding:
- the gpc4 gene encoding glypican-4, which yields MKTLLCVVCALVVLSVSGSAEQKVKNCNEVRAAYSSKGFNVNDVPNKGVNGAPLKVCPQGFSCCTVEMEEKLSQQSHSDMKAPVSRLSTNLQSTFKQKHDHFDKFFRELLKNAELSLHNMFVRTYGMMYVQNAELFKNFFEALTRYYVSGSAAVNLDSMLSDFWADLLERMFRLVNVQYEFSDAYMECVSRHTDQLQPFGDVPRKLRIQLTRAFVAARTFVRGLALMPEVVNKVSTVSASPSCVRAVMKMMYCPYCSGQVALKPCQNYCLNVMRGCLANQADLDTEWNNFLDAMLSLADRLEGPFNFESVMDPIDVKLSDAIMNMQENSMQVSQKVFQGCGQPKPSTAFRSKRSLKETGFTGRFRPYSPDARPTTAAGTSLDRLTNDVKKKLKHTKKFWSTLPETVCVGERIAPGDECWNGTAKSRYESVVIGNGLANQVSNPDVDVDITKPDIMIRSQIAALKEMTSWLKAAHSGNDITIDTDEGGSGGEESGSGCDSPSCDTDQDMYFSTPPNPGKPRVNQVVVGKSPSKGAATHGSMALALCGVALALLAPHLR from the exons ATGAAGACGCTGCTGTGTGTGGTGTGCGCCCTGGTTGTCTTGTCTGTCTCTGGGTCTGCGGAGCAAAAGGTGAAGAACTGTAATGAAGTCCGTGCTGCCTACAGCTCCAAGGGCTTCAACGTCAACGACGTCCCCAACAAAGGAGTCAACG GAGCCCCCCTGAAAGTGTGTCCGCAGGGTTTCTCCTGCTGCAcggtggagatggaggagaagctgaGCCAGCAGAGCCACTCAGACATGAAAGCTCCCGTCTCCAGGCTTAGCACCAACCTACAATCCACCTTCAAACAGAAACACGACCACTTTGACA AGTTTTTCCGTGAGCTTCTGAAAAATGCGGAGCTCTCACTGCACAACATGTTTGTGCGAACATACGGGATGATGTACGTGCAGAACGCGGAGCTATTCAAGAACTTTTTCGAGGCCCTGACTCGGTACTATGTGTCTGGCAGCGCTGCTGTCAACCTGGACTCCATGCTGTCGGACTTCTGGGCCGACCTCCTGGAGCGCATGTTCCGGCTAGTCAACGTGCAGTACGAATTCAGCGACGCTTACATGGAGTGCGTCAGCCGGCACACGGATCAGCTGCAGCCATTTGGTGACGTGCCCCGTAAGCTCCGCATCCAACTAACCCGGGCCTTCGTCGCCGCACGCACCTTTGTGCGCGGCCTGGCTCTCATGCCAGAGGTGGTCAATAAAGTTTCAACG GTCAGTGCATCTCCCAGCTGTGTGCGAGCAGTCATGAAGATGATGTACTGTCCCTACTGCTCGGGCCAAGTGGCCCTGAAACCCTGCCAGAATTACTGTCTGAATGTGATGCGTGGGTGTTTGGCCAACCAGGCTGACTTGGACACAGAATGGAACAACTTCCTTG ATGCCATGCTCAGTCTGGCTGATAGGCTGGAAGGTCCCTTTAACTTTGAGTCCGTCATGGATCCCATCGACGTGAAGCTCTCCGATGCCATCATGAACATGCAAGAAAACAGCATGCAAGTTTCACAGAAG GTTTTCCAGGGTTGTGGGCAGCCCAAACCAAGCACGGCCTTCCGTTCCAAGCGTTCTCTCAAAGAAACAGGCTTTACTGGCCGCTTCCGTCCCTACAGTCCTGACGCAAGGCCCACCACCGCTGCTGGAACCAGTTTAGATCGATTG ACAAATGAtgtgaagaagaagctgaaacaTACAAAGAAGTTCTGGTCCACATTGCCAGAGACGGTGTGTGTAGGTGAGAGGATCGCACCTGGCGACGAGTGCTGGAACGGAACAGCAAAAAGCAG GTACGAGTCAGTTGTCATTGGCAACGGACTGGCCAATCAGGTATCAAACCCCGATGTGGATGTAGACATAACAAAGCCAGACATTATGATTCGCAGTCAGATCGCAGCTTTGAAAGAAATGACGAGTTGGCTCAAAGCTGCGCACAGCGGCAACGACATCACTATTGACACGG ATGAGGGCGgtagtggaggagaggagagcggcAGCGGCTGTGACTCTCCATCCTGCGACACAGACCAGGACATGTACTTCTCCACTCCACCGAACCCTGGCAAACCCCGGGTTAATCAAGTGGTGGTGGGCAAAAGTCCATCGAAAGGGGCTGCCACACACGGAAGCATGGCGCTGGCGCTCTGCGGGGTGGCCCTGGCCCTGCTCGCTCCCCACCTGAGATAA